The following nucleotide sequence is from Apium graveolens cultivar Ventura chromosome 4, ASM990537v1, whole genome shotgun sequence.
CTATATGGCGCAAGTGATTGTACCTTCTACTGCACCCAATTACAAGCCTTCTTTGTATTTGTAATCTTAAATGCAGGCTAAGTTATGTACGGAAAAGAACATACTCGTTACGCCCATTCCTGGTCCGTCTGCTTTAGTAGCTGCTGTTTCAGCCTCTGGATTGCCGACTAATGAGTTCACATTTGGTAAATTGCTTACTTGAACTGTACACTATTGATAGTGTAGATAGCTTGGATTTGCAGTTGCTAAGATTCAGCATGTGTGCAGTTGGATTTCTTCCTAAGCACGCAGGAACAAGGAAAGAGAGGTTGTCGGTTTCTGCTAATGAAGCAACTACCCAGATATTCTTTGTCCCTCCACACAAGCTTTTCCAATTTCTTGAAGAGACTTCTTCAGTGTTTGGGGACTCTAGGTATAAATCTGTATCATATTTATTActaataatttaaaatttgatttaattgcaCCAAGTATGAGGATGTCGCTAAAGATTTTAAAGCATATTTCTTCTCATGAAAAATGTAGAATTATGACTAAATCTGGATTTGCTTCAGGAAATGTGTCATGGCTCGGGAGCTTACTAAGATACACGAAGAGGTGCATATGTTACTTTACTAATGTACCTGTTATATAATGATGATTGTGTAGCTTGATTTACTAACCAAAAGATAGTTTCTCATTAGTTCTGGCGTGGCACCTTAGGTGATGCAAAAGTAGCGTTCTCGACTCGCACGCCAAAGGGGGAGATAACATTCTTGATTGAAGGAAAGGCGATTTGCATTGCTGAAACATCATCAGAATCCCAGCTAGAAGTTGAACTTGGAGAATTGATATCCAATGGCCACAGTCTTTCGGAGGTATTATTTGCTTCATTTTGTCTTTCATTGTTTAAATTTGTATTTGTATGGATTGTTGGTTTATACTTAGTAGATGCTTGATACATGGTATGTACAATATGTAGTTTATAGatctatttttaataaattattagaATTCAGAGGTAGAATGTTTGGTGCACGATATTTTTGAATATTATAGTAACATTTTAATAGCCTGGAATTGTTAAGTTCTAATTCTGTATTTTGGTTTGATTATTTAGTTGTGGCATGTTATCAATTATCTGTTGCACACTGCAAAGAAAGTATCATACAAAACCTAGGAAGCACCGACACTGATACGGCGACACGGGACACGTGACACGGGGATTCGTCAATTATCAAAGTGTCCTGGATACGGGACACGGcaaaaaaaagtaaaaataatataaaaaatataagaTTTGTATATGTCAAATATGGATTCCTTGCTAAATGAAATGGTAGTCCAGAAGAATAAAACATTCTTGCAATTTCAGCAGTCAATTGTTCTCTGGCTTCATTATTAAAAGCTTTCTCCAAAGCAGAACCACCTTCAGCCCTCCTCTTTCTTGTTTCCAATCTAGAGCCCAACATTGTAAAAGACAGAGAGACATAAAATTAGGGTTAATATAAGATGGTTTGGGCTTTTAAAAACTGGTTTTGagctttttaaaaatgattttggGGTTTTTTATATGGGCCGGGTCAGTGGGCCGTGTCGATCGCGTGTCGAACCCGTGTCGGTCGCCTTTTTCTGTCGACACATGGCGTGTCAGACACGTACTCAGCCGTGTCGGTGCCGTGTCGGTGCCGTGTCGCCGTATCGGCCGTGTCCGACAGGCATACGGCATCCTTTTTGGAGTGTCGGTGCTTCCTAGTACAAAACAAAATGATATTTCAGCTTGTCCATAAATGAAGTTGTATTCATTTTTCTAGAACTAAAATTTTCTTGGGAAACAAATTTGGTCTCTGTGCAAGTCTTTCTTGACCCCCTAAAAGAGTAAGAGCCTGCTTTGTGCTGATTGTGAAATATTGTCTTTTATCAGGCTGTCAAAGTGGTGGCTGCCGGAACCTCAACAAGACGAAAAACAATATATTCGCTTGCACTGAGAAAGTTTGGGAAGCAAGCTGAGGCAGAAGACAATACGTTGTAATGGCACTCTGTAAGCGGCTATATACTGTTTACATTCTGTAGGTGACGTACTAAGCATcttttttgtttttaaaatgatattttctgTTGTCTTTATCCTGCTTAAtttactaggaaatcacctaaATCATTTTCTTGCATCATGTAATTGTAGAACCACATTACCAGACATGTCGCATCTGGGGCAAGCAACTAGAGAATTTGCACATGGTTTTGATTGCCGGATCTTTTGTTCCCAAgataatgcagaaattttcacaTAATCAGCTCCGAAAGAGTAGTCAAGTGTTTTGTATGTTCGTGTAAGATGACCGGAACTCTATAGCAGCTTGGAAATTGATTTCAACATTGGTTAATGGTTACTAAAATATTGTGCAAAATATCTGGTCCTAGACAAAAGTGCAGGCTTGGCTTACCAAATATAGTTTTGTAAATCTGTGGAATCTTGGGCCGAAAGTGGTCTGTAAAAGACTTGATATGTAGTTTTAGTTTCTGATGTCTAGGGTGTTGGCCCAAACTATCATTCTGTCAAATCAAACAAGTGCCATTCATTTAAATTATCTTGGTTTTATTAAAAAAACATATATCTTTCATGCAAagaaaagatgcaacaaataaAATAATATGAAATGAAGTTGTGTGTGTTTAAAGTATAATCCCTACATTTACGCGATACCAGAAGACTTGAGAATTGCCGCCAATGGAATAAGTTTAGCAGCAATTAAAAAAACTATTAGAACACGTCTGTAACGTACCAGTTTGCCACTCCTTCACCAACTCCTTCAAAAATCCAAacatgaaatttaaatttattattattgGAAAAACAGACAAAGCTCTAGGTAGCTAGCTTGCTTTCTTATGTTATTGCATGGTAGTATTATACTATTtgataatataaaataaaattatatatgcAACTATATGTACAACTGCAACTATGCTTTACATGAAGGTTTTAAGGGGAGGAGGATTTAGGTCTACCAACTGGTGGTTAGTGGTCTCAAAACCTCCCTCACCCTTGAAGCAAACACTATTAACATGAACAGTAACACCAactataatatatattatttgtttttTATTTAAAACAATTATGATTATATATCATTTTAGTTCTTGAATTAGCCTTGTGGGCAACTCTATGGCTTCTTCTCTTGTCCACACGTGAGAAATGTGGGATCTTTGACAAAATTAACAACCTTTTTTAATTCAAGAATTTTAAGTTTTTGGGCAATCatgttttatttaattattatgcATATAATATTGTTTTTATCATTGTCATTGTTGAATGATAAGTAGGGTTGTTTATTTGAATTTCTTGGCCATTTCTCTTGTCTCCCTTTTAGGAAGAATTGTTTTAACTGAGGCCATTGTGTTATGTTTTCAGCACCTTCTCAATCCATTGTCTGCAGTCGCAAACTCTGAAGCACCTCTTTTAGTTTCTTGTAAATATCAGGTATATTCACTTCTTCTGTCCATTTTCCGCTATCAGGTTTTATGATGTGTGCTTTGAATTATACTGCAATTTTCCAGTCTGCCGATTGCGTCGGCTTCATGCTTCTGTAATTTTGTGTCTTAGGGGCTTAGGTGATTCTTTTCCTCTCCAATTTGCAGTGCTCTGTTTCTTTAGATTTAACCATCTTAGTGTTTTTGTGTTATATGTTGCATGTTGTATCATTAATAACCTCCGATGTTGTCTACAATTGTGATATTTCTGTTGTTTATAAACctaaacttgaaaagaaaaggaaGTGCTTTTGAATTTCCAATGGCTCAAGTTCTCATGTTCTTCTTGTTTTGTTCTACTTTTTGAAGCTTTATAGCATAGTTCCATCCAATATCATGTTCACTGGAACACAAAATTAATATCTAACTGATTAAGTTTTGATTTGAACTATTTTCTCTCAACTCACTGTAGTGGTGTATCTTTGCTAAAAGCCGAGGACTTTTTACGCAGaaattatgtatatatacttGCAATTATGTAAGGATACCATATATATTACTTATTCTTGATCAATCATGCAACAAGGTGCTTGCCAAAAAAAACATGTAACAACGCAAGGGGCTACTGGAACTCAATATCGGACTTCTTTCTCCATTTACAATTTCTGTTCCTGTTGTATATCACTAACTCGCAATTGGATAAGAAGTGTATAATAATTTTTACTGCGTATTTTCAGGTAAAGGAAAAAAATGGATACATTTTATCCTGATTCAAGCAACCAAGAAAGCCATGTCTTGACAGCTCCATATGTGCCCATCCAAAAGCTTGATTCTTATAATGAACTATCTCGCTTCCCTGATAACATGTTCTATATAAACCAAACTTCTACTGATGACTCCTACACAAAGCTAAAGTCCAGAAGTTCTTTATCTCCTAAAAGTTGTGATGAAATCCCTTATGTTGGTGGCAGTGAGAGGGGCGTGTTCTTCCCACTAATGGATGACCGTGGGAGTCCTTTATCACTAGCTCAACAGCTAAATATGTCAGAGAGGGTACCAAATAACAGGCTTACTAAGCAGCAGAGTTTTTCaagaacatcaaaagatagcgAAGATCCGCATGAGCAAAGATTATCTCTCAGCCTTGGTGCAGAATTAAATTCTTCAAGACAGTTGCCTTCAGTTCAGTACCAGTTTGGAAATTCAGATCCCTTGCAACTAATAAATTTCCTAATTCAAGATTCAAGGAAGCTAGGATCTCCGAATGAAGAATCAAACACTAGCGAGTTTTTATCATTTGGTTTAACTGGAAACACAGAAGATATAACGAGCTTTGGAAATTTCAACAACTCTGACAGTTGTAGACAAATGCAATATGCTCAGAATTCACAATTTGCATTTTTAAACTCTAATTATCTCAAGGGGGCACAACAATTACTTGATGAAGTAGTAAATGTTTATGAAGCTCTAAAGAAACCAAAGTTCAAACAACTTGGTCAGGTTGATAGATTTGAAGGGAGTAACTCAGATATTAAGTGTGACCCCGGGCTTCGTTCAGTAAATGGAATATCTTCTAGCATTCACGAGTCTGCTACAAATTCCTTCATTGCACTTTCGAATGCAGAACGGCTGGATCAAGACAGCAAGCTGAAGAAGCTAATGTCCTTGTTAAAGGAGGTAATTTTATGCCTCAACAAGAGATCTTTATATGAATAAATTTTATTTTGGAAACATGCATCACCGTATGAAGTGTGATTTATAGTTTTTACTTGAGCTTCTTCCTCTAGGTAGGTACCAGTGTACTGCGTGCATGTTTTATATGCATGTCCTTATCAAGTATGTTCCGTAATGTTATCATGTTTGTAGGTTGATACAAGATATAAACAGTATTACCATCAAATGAGGATCGTAGAAACATCATTTCAGATGATAGCGGGAGGTGGGGCTGCTAAACGATACACATCACTTGCACGCCAAACAATATCTTGCCAATTTCGATGCTTGCGTGATGCAATTAACAGGCAGATCCAAGTTTGCCGTCAAAACTTAGGAGAGCAAGATGATGCACCAAGTAGTTCGCTATTGCCTCGTCTCAGCTATGTTGATAAGCAAATTAGGGAACAAAGGACCCTCCAGCAGCTTGGTATTATGCGACATTCATGGAGACCGCAAAAAGGACTGCCCGAAAGCTCTGTTTCAGTCCTTCGTGCTTGGTTGTTTGAGCATTTCCTAAATCCGTATGTTTCCTATTAACTACTTTACATCTGTATATTCAactgctatatatatatatatatatatggtcttATTAAATCAACTTTGATCTTCATCAGCTATCCAAAAGATTCAGAGAAGTCTATGCTTGCGAGGAAGGCAGGTCTCACTAGAAGCCAGGTATATTATATGATTTTCTATACACATGCTTGTACATTAAGCAATACATAATCTATATTTTAGTTTATTAGAAATTATTAGAAGGATGACATTGTCATAACTTAGAGTTCAAGCATGACATTGTTTGGGAAACATACAACCAGACACTAATTAAATCGTGGTTTTATCAAATAGCGGATATGCAAGAATTAAAAGAGTTCATCTAATCACCAGTAGTTACTAATTACTCATAAATACCTCTTCATGTTTGGGCAGGTTGCAAACTGGTTTATAAATGCCCGAGTGCGTCTGTGGAAACCTATGGTCGAAGATATGTACAAAGAGGAGTTCGGAGATTTAGGGGCAGACAAGGGAGAGGAGGTCAAGGAAAGTGTAATGTCCAGAGCTACTTATGATGACCATACGAGGCAGCAATTTAATGACTCAAAGGCTGATCCTGGATACAATTTAAATATGAAAGGGTCAACAACAAGACTAGATATCAAGAATCTTTCTCAGGGAGCTAATACCATTAACGGTGAGGTTATAAGTTTGCATGGTGACAATTGGTCCGGAGTAGACGAACATTACATATATCCACAAAAGTTTATCACGTCCAACCAAACAAGTGATGGGAGTCTAAACACAATTGCCAACCCATATGATCTCTCCTACGGCGATTTCACAATAGGCAATCAAGTATCAAATTTTGCATTGCAGTGCTAATACCAAAGGTTGGCCTTCAAATGGCTTGTCAAGCCGTGACTATTATTTGGTTAAAATATTTACGTTTGGCTGCCCCCAAATGTTACTTGTGGCGTTTGATAAGATAAACCATGGTATGATATCCATATAGTATTTGTTTGTGTATACTAGAAGTGGGATAGCACGAAGAATAAGGGTAAGGGTTTCGTACATTGGAACAATTATTGATAATGCGGGAGCCTTGTGCAATTGCTAAGACCTTCTTAGAAGTGGGATCATATGAAACTTGATATGGTGATAAGCTTAGAAGCCAGGTTCGGATTTTGCAATATAGCACAATAAGTATGAAGTTTAGTTTGCCAAATGAAGATTTAAAAAGAAACATTTTTTGTGGTATATCCTGAACAAGTGTACAAATTCTGTAGAAATGTGACACTGATGTATCAACTCTTTTGTAATTAGAGCAGTTGTATTTGCTAGTACAGTGATTCTCTTTGTAAAAAGAAACAAAATCTTATATCAATTATTAAAGCTTTGATGCAGCATTTTCTGGACGTAAGACATATTTTGACGATGATGTACTATTCACTTTTGCTTCTTGTAAAATGTGCTCAAGAAACCATTGGTTCTCAGAATGCAGGTTACAGTTGCTGGAGTTCTTTGAACATGTACTATATTAACATCATTTTACCCAAGCTATAAAGCATTTCTTGGAATCAATAATGTGAATAGTGGATAGAGAGAGGGGAAGAATATAGGTGAAATTGATATAGGGTACAGGTAAAACAGAGACATTGATATGGTACAGATTTCTAGCGGTCAGTTTGTGCAGCAACTTTAATCACAAGAAAGGTTTTGAGTTTTTTTTATGAACTACAAACCAAACACAGGGGTGTTCCAATtggagaggtggtaaaacaacACATTAAGCTAGTAATCGTAACTCTATCTAATCTATCACTGATTGCTTCTCTTTCAGTCACCACAAACCAAAACTAGTTGAAGCTCACCAGCATATTTAAACCATAAGCTGGAGTTTGGCAATGTGATACATTGAAGAGTATATATTGTAGATGGGTCGCGCCCTATGAAGAACACATTTTAACGTGAAAATAACGTGAATAATATTGTATTGCAGCATAATAATGCAACATTGAAAATATGAAAATTGTGCAAGTCAATTGTTCACTTTTTAAAAGTGTGCGGAACAATTATTCTCACTATTCCCACATATAAATCGTTCTCACCCGAATCACTTCCGGAACAATTTTCCAAACTGTCCTCGATCATCACACTCCTTGCTCTCTAGAAAAGCAAAACATTGCTCCTGAAGTAAAAATGTAGCTGTGAAAATAACATTTATCA
It contains:
- the LOC141721214 gene encoding uncharacterized protein LOC141721214 isoform X1, which codes for MAASVVAMSSKALVRSCILPQNIILFNSKLSSTATLFRVNTLSCFCCTSLNPKDLSLQEQDPSSKKGILKPGLYLVGTPIGNLEDITLRALRVLKSADVILSEDTRHSGKLLHHYDIKTPLLSYHKFNEFQREQAVLKRLQEGEIVALISDAGTPGISDPGMDLAKLCTEKNILVTPIPGPSALVAAVSASGLPTNEFTFVGFLPKHAGTRKERLSVSANEATTQIFFVPPHKLFQFLEETSSVFGDSRKCVMARELTKIHEEFWRGTLGDAKVAFSTRTPKGEITFLIEGKAICIAETSSESQLEVELGELISNGHSLSEAVKVVAAGTSTRRKTIYSLALRKFGKQAEAEDNTL
- the LOC141721215 gene encoding BEL1-like homeodomain protein 3; this encodes MDTFYPDSSNQESHVLTAPYVPIQKLDSYNELSRFPDNMFYINQTSTDDSYTKLKSRSSLSPKSCDEIPYVGGSERGVFFPLMDDRGSPLSLAQQLNMSERVPNNRLTKQQSFSRTSKDSEDPHEQRLSLSLGAELNSSRQLPSVQYQFGNSDPLQLINFLIQDSRKLGSPNEESNTSEFLSFGLTGNTEDITSFGNFNNSDSCRQMQYAQNSQFAFLNSNYLKGAQQLLDEVVNVYEALKKPKFKQLGQVDRFEGSNSDIKCDPGLRSVNGISSSIHESATNSFIALSNAERLDQDSKLKKLMSLLKEVDTRYKQYYHQMRIVETSFQMIAGGGAAKRYTSLARQTISCQFRCLRDAINRQIQVCRQNLGEQDDAPSSSLLPRLSYVDKQIREQRTLQQLGIMRHSWRPQKGLPESSVSVLRAWLFEHFLNPYPKDSEKSMLARKAGLTRSQVANWFINARVRLWKPMVEDMYKEEFGDLGADKGEEVKESVMSRATYDDHTRQQFNDSKADPGYNLNMKGSTTRLDIKNLSQGANTINGEVISLHGDNWSGVDEHYIYPQKFITSNQTSDGSLNTIANPYDLSYGDFTIGNQVSNFALQC